Proteins found in one Roseimicrobium gellanilyticum genomic segment:
- a CDS encoding efflux RND transporter permease subunit — protein MLGRLIEYAMRQRVTVLLATIVLIGVGSWSALKLPIDAVPDITNPQVQINTAVPALAPEEVEKLVTFPIESEMSGLPDMMELRSLSKFGLSQVTMTFKDGVDLYRMRQLVTERLQGVLDELPEGLSPKLAPVATGLGEIFYYSLDYTEDAEHKPATREEQLMALAQIQEYQVKPLLRGTKGVVEVNTSGGYEKQIVIQPDPARLASRGLSLDSLAEIVEQNTKNSGGGYVEIGGEQLIVRAPTRVNTIEEIASLPLKFGGGVKPILLSEVATVSIGSNFRTGASTDDGKESLVGAAIMLAGENSRLVAKAVRARLDEIQEKLPHGVVIRPLYDRSELVNRTIATVEKNLAEGALLVVVVLFLLLGNWRAAFIVALVIPLSMQFAISGMVQWHLSGNLMSLGAIDFGLIIDGAVVMVENIVRHLGERQHELGRKLTSDERRQEVLRSAREVANPMFFGVLIITVVYVPILALQGIEGKMFQPMALVVMLALGGSLVLALFLMPVLCSYLLGGNIKEKDNWLVTATKRVYAPLLKFGLRFRLLVVLPMVLLFCSSIWLFTKMGAEFIPQLDEGDFAFQLIRSSSAGLSASLELQKQSEAVIRKEFPEVKEIFSRIGTAEVATDPMNPNVADTYIMLKPREQWRQKNGKPISKEELGALMRKALLDQVPGQNILVTQPIQMRFNEIMAGARADLVCKVFGDSYDELERLAGEVRTAIMAVPGGGETEFDSIGKNPMIEIQPDREALRKFNVHADDLNRLIETALAGAEVGMVIEGNRRSPIEVRLSDERRNDIAAMSRLPLRTEEGSMLTLGQVAKIQLVPQPVQIAREDTQRRVSILINVRGRDTESFVQEATRAIHEKVKFPDGYYFEFGGQFKNLVEARERLLVVVPMALALIFALIFLSFGSLRQAALIFTCVPLAVTGGIFALYLRGMPFTISAAVGFIALSGIAVLNGIMLISFINQLRTQGLSLRDAVVEGTLTRLRPKLMTAFVASLGFVPMAIATGAGAEVQRPIATVVIGGIITSTFLTLLVVPVLYEWIERNTNPKPKSEPEIRTL, from the coding sequence ATGCTTGGCCGTCTCATCGAGTACGCAATGCGGCAACGGGTGACCGTGCTGCTCGCCACAATCGTGTTGATCGGTGTAGGCTCATGGTCAGCGCTCAAGCTGCCCATCGATGCCGTTCCGGACATCACCAATCCGCAGGTGCAGATCAACACAGCAGTTCCGGCCCTCGCGCCTGAGGAAGTGGAGAAGCTGGTCACCTTCCCCATTGAGAGCGAGATGTCGGGCCTGCCGGACATGATGGAGCTGCGATCTCTTTCGAAGTTCGGACTCTCGCAGGTTACGATGACCTTCAAAGATGGGGTCGACCTCTATCGCATGCGGCAGCTCGTTACCGAGCGCTTGCAGGGCGTGCTGGATGAACTGCCGGAGGGGCTCAGTCCCAAGCTCGCTCCCGTAGCCACCGGCCTTGGTGAAATCTTCTACTACAGTCTAGACTATACGGAAGACGCAGAGCACAAGCCGGCGACTCGTGAAGAGCAATTGATGGCTTTGGCGCAGATCCAGGAATATCAGGTTAAGCCACTCCTGAGAGGAACGAAGGGGGTGGTCGAGGTGAATACCAGTGGGGGCTACGAGAAGCAGATCGTCATTCAACCTGACCCGGCCCGCCTCGCGTCACGCGGCCTCTCGCTCGATTCGCTTGCCGAAATCGTGGAGCAGAACACCAAGAACTCCGGCGGAGGGTATGTCGAAATTGGGGGAGAGCAGCTCATCGTCCGGGCGCCGACGCGGGTAAACACCATCGAAGAGATTGCCAGCCTGCCGCTCAAGTTTGGCGGCGGAGTGAAACCGATTCTGCTGAGTGAAGTGGCCACGGTTTCCATCGGCAGCAACTTCCGAACCGGCGCGAGCACTGACGACGGAAAAGAATCGCTGGTCGGCGCTGCCATCATGCTTGCCGGGGAGAACTCCCGACTGGTCGCAAAGGCCGTCCGTGCCCGGTTGGATGAGATTCAGGAAAAGCTCCCCCACGGAGTTGTGATCCGCCCTCTCTATGACCGCAGCGAATTGGTGAATCGCACCATTGCAACGGTAGAGAAGAATCTCGCGGAGGGTGCCCTGCTCGTGGTGGTGGTGCTTTTCCTGCTTCTGGGCAATTGGCGCGCAGCATTCATTGTCGCACTCGTCATCCCGCTTTCGATGCAGTTCGCCATATCCGGAATGGTGCAGTGGCATTTGAGCGGCAACCTCATGAGCCTCGGGGCCATCGACTTTGGCCTCATCATCGACGGGGCGGTCGTCATGGTGGAGAACATCGTCCGCCACCTCGGAGAGAGACAGCATGAGCTGGGACGAAAGCTGACCTCCGATGAACGGCGGCAGGAGGTTCTGCGCTCCGCCAGGGAGGTGGCCAATCCGATGTTCTTCGGCGTGCTCATCATCACCGTGGTGTATGTGCCTATCCTCGCGCTTCAGGGAATTGAGGGGAAGATGTTCCAGCCTATGGCTCTGGTGGTGATGCTGGCACTCGGCGGCTCCCTGGTGCTGGCCCTGTTCCTGATGCCGGTGCTTTGCTCCTACCTCCTGGGGGGCAACATCAAGGAAAAAGACAACTGGCTCGTGACAGCTACCAAGCGTGTCTATGCACCGCTCCTGAAATTTGGCCTGCGTTTCCGCCTGCTGGTGGTCCTGCCCATGGTGCTGCTCTTCTGCTCGTCCATCTGGCTCTTCACCAAAATGGGAGCGGAGTTCATCCCTCAGCTTGATGAAGGTGACTTCGCCTTTCAACTCATTCGCAGCAGCAGTGCAGGACTCTCGGCTTCGCTGGAGCTTCAGAAGCAAAGCGAGGCTGTAATCCGAAAGGAGTTCCCGGAGGTGAAGGAAATATTCTCCCGCATCGGCACAGCCGAGGTGGCTACGGATCCGATGAATCCGAATGTGGCTGACACTTACATCATGCTCAAACCGCGGGAGCAGTGGCGGCAGAAAAACGGGAAACCCATCTCGAAAGAAGAGCTGGGTGCTCTCATGCGCAAGGCTCTCCTGGATCAGGTGCCGGGGCAGAACATCCTCGTCACCCAGCCCATTCAAATGCGTTTCAATGAGATCATGGCCGGTGCGCGAGCTGACCTTGTCTGCAAAGTGTTTGGTGACAGCTATGATGAACTCGAGCGCTTGGCAGGTGAGGTGCGAACCGCAATCATGGCGGTTCCCGGAGGTGGCGAAACCGAGTTCGACAGCATTGGCAAGAACCCAATGATCGAGATCCAGCCCGACCGGGAGGCTCTCCGCAAATTCAACGTCCATGCAGATGACCTCAATCGCTTGATTGAGACGGCCCTCGCCGGCGCAGAAGTGGGCATGGTCATTGAAGGCAATCGTCGCTCTCCCATCGAGGTCAGACTGTCCGATGAACGACGCAACGATATCGCGGCGATGTCGCGGCTTCCCCTGAGAACGGAGGAGGGCAGCATGCTCACGTTGGGGCAAGTCGCAAAAATCCAGCTCGTTCCGCAACCTGTGCAAATCGCGCGGGAAGATACACAGCGAAGAGTCAGCATCCTTATCAACGTGAGAGGGCGGGATACCGAGAGTTTCGTGCAGGAAGCAACCCGTGCCATCCACGAGAAAGTGAAGTTCCCGGACGGCTACTACTTCGAATTCGGCGGGCAGTTCAAGAATCTCGTGGAAGCCAGAGAGCGACTCCTCGTGGTCGTGCCAATGGCGTTGGCGCTCATCTTTGCCCTCATCTTCCTGTCCTTCGGCTCTCTCCGGCAGGCGGCCTTGATCTTCACCTGCGTGCCACTGGCTGTCACGGGTGGGATTTTCGCTCTCTACCTCAGAGGCATGCCTTTCACCATTTCGGCAGCCGTGGGGTTCATTGCCCTCAGCGGTATTGCCGTCTTGAACGGCATCATGCTGATTAGCTTCATCAACCAGCTTCGGACGCAAGGTTTGTCTCTTCGCGATGCCGTCGTTGAAGGGACTCTCACCCGTCTCCGGCCCAAACTGATGACCGCCTTTGTGGCCTCACTAGGCTTCGTTCCCATGGCCATCGCGACCGGCGCAGGAGCGGAAGTGCAGCGGCCCATCGCTACTGTGGTCATCGGCGGCATCATCACCTCGACTTTCCTCAC